One stretch of Legionella birminghamensis DNA includes these proteins:
- a CDS encoding FeoA family protein produces the protein MRIEDFKKGDCARLLDFGLTDPAYRRRLLSLGITRGVELQIVRVAPLGCPIQVDVRGTSISLRREEARHLLLEKA, from the coding sequence ATGCGAATAGAAGATTTTAAAAAAGGCGACTGTGCACGCTTGCTTGATTTCGGTTTGACCGATCCTGCCTATCGGCGCCGGCTGCTCTCTTTGGGCATTACGCGTGGCGTTGAATTACAGATTGTTCGTGTTGCCCCTCTGGGTTGCCCTATACAAGTGGATGTACGAGGTACCTCTATCAGTTTGCGCCGGGAAGAAGCGCGTCATTTGCTTCTGGAGAAGGCATAA